The Streptomyces sp. NBC_01463 DNA window GAAGGACTGGAGCGTCGCCTCGTCGACGGCCCCGCTCGTCGCGATGACGGCGAGGGTGAACTGCCGGACGGCCTCCAGCCGTTCGTCCGGGAGCGGGCCGGTGCCGTCGCGGAGTGCGGTGATGAGGCCGGCGTCGGCCGCGAGGGCGGTGAGCTTCGCGGTGTGCATGGCCACGCAGATGTGGCAGCCGTTGCGGACCGCCACCGTCATGATCAGGACCTCGCGGGAGAGCGGGTCCAGGGTCGTCGACTCGAAGAGCGCGCTCATCCTCAGGAAGCCGTTGAGCACCTCGGGGGACGAGGCGAGCCGGGCAACCGCGGTGGGCAGGTAGCCCTGCTTCTCGGCGACGGCCGCCATGGCGGGACGGGCGGCGGCGGGGGCGGACGCGGGGGTGAGATCGGGGAATGCGGTGGCGGACATGGCTGGCCTCTCGCGATAAACTCGACAACGTGATTGACGAAAAGGTAAACCAGGTTGTCGAGTTTCGCAATGGCTGAGCGTGCGGACGGTGCCCCCGCCGATGACGGGGCGGGCTTCGAGCTGCCCCTGCTGCTCTTCGCCGGATTCCGTTCGGTCATCGACGGCCTGCACCGCGAACTGGCCGAGCAGGGTCACCCCGACATGCGTCCCGCGTACGGGTACGCGCTCCAGGCGGTGGGCCGGGGCGGGTCGACCGCCAGTGAGATCGGCCGGCGGCTGGGGGTGTCCAAACAGGCCGCCGGGAAGACCGTCGAGAAGCTCGAAGCCCTCGGATACGTCGAACGCCTCGACGATCCGCAGGACGGCCGCCGCAAGCTGGTCCGGCTGTCCCCGCGCGGCGTCGACATGCTGGTCCGGTCCGCCGAGGGCTTCGACCGGCTGCGCGCCGAGTGGATGCGGGTGCTCGGGGCCGAGCGCGTCCGCGCCATGGAGGCCGACCTGCGCGCCATGGCGGGACCGGACGCCTTCCGGCTCGACATGGCCGCCTGGTTCAACGGCTGAACGGTGCGACCGGGCTTGGACTTTAGCGGCGAGAGATAGGACGTATGTAGCGCACACCCTTCCCGTGGGCCACTCATTGCGGCACCATGCACGCGTCGGCACCCAAGAGATCCGACCACTCGTGGTCGGGAATGGGAGGGAACCATGGCACGACGCACCCATGTGCTCAGCGCGCTCGCACTGGCGGCGGCCGCCGCGCTCGTCCCCGTACAGGCCACGGCGCAGCAGTCCGCGGACGCCCGGACCGGACCGTCGGCCGCTCCGTGCGGCGCGCCCGTGAGACCCGCTTCGCAGATGACCGTCGAGTCCTGCGACAGCCCCGGCCGGATCATCGAGAAGGCGGCGAACATCGTCCCCACACCGGGACAGCTCGCCTGGCAGCAGCGGGAGGTCACCGCCTTCACGCACTTCGGGATGAACACCTTCACCGGCCGCGAGTGGGGTTCCGGCACGGAGGACGAGAAGCTCTTCGCGCCGAAGAGCATCGACGCCGACCAGTGGATGCGCGCCTACAAGGCCGCGGGCGTCGAACAGGTCATGCTCACGGTCAAGCACCACGACGGGTTCGTCCTCTACCCGAGCCGCTACACCGATCACTCGGTCGCCCTCAGCCCCGGCAGCCCCGATGTCGTCGCCGCCTATGTGAAGGCCGCCCGCAAGGCGGGCCTCAAGGTCGGCCTCTACCTCTCGCCCTCCGACGGCGCCGAACTCCCGCACGCCTGGCACGCCGAGTGGGTCGAGACCATCCGCGCCAAGCAGGCCGAGGGCAAGCCGCTGAGCCTGCCCGAGCGGATGGCGCTGGAGGACGGCGACCGCGCCCCGGCCGGCCAAGGCCGCTTCGGCAACGGCAGCGCCGTCACCGAGCGCACCATCCCCACCCTCGTCCCCGGTGACGACCGCGCCGCCCGGGTGCGGAGCGGCAAGCTGCCCACCTTCAAGGTGAAGGCCGACGACTACGACGCGTACTACCTGAACCAGCTGTACGAGATCTTCACCCAGTACGGCCCGGTCGAGGAACTCTGGCTGGACGGCGCCAACCCCTGGTCCGGCTCCGGCATCACCCAGAAGTACGACGTCAAGCAGTGGTTCGACATGGTCAAGGCGCTGTCGCCGAACACCGTCGTCTTCCAGGGCCCGCAGGGCGTCCGCTGGGTAGGGAACGAGTCAGGCGTCGCCCGGGAGACCGAGTGGAGCGTCACCCCGCACGTCACCGACCCGTGGACGGGCCTCGGCAGCCTCCCCAACGACTCCACCGACCCCGACATCGGGTCCAGGGGCAGGCTCCTCGAACCGGGCATCAACTACCTCCAGTGGTACCCGGCCGAGGCCGACGTCTCCAACCGGCCCGGCTGGTTCTACCACCCCGACGAGAAGCCCAAGACCCCCGCGCAGCTGATGGACCTGTACGAGAAGAGCGTCGGCCGCAACGCCTCGCTCCTGCTCAACGTCCCGCCCGCGCCGGACGGCCGGATCGCCGCCGCTGACGTCGCGTCCCTGACCGCCTACGGCGCCGACGTGCGCCGGGTCTACGGCGCCGACGTGCGCAAGCAGGGCCCCGGCCCGTACACCTTCGACCGGGTCGCCGTCCGCGAGGACATCCGGCACGGACAGCGGGTGGAGAAGTTCGCGGTCGAGGCCCGGATCGACGGAACGTGGCAGCGGATCGCGGAGGGCACCACCATCGGGCACGAGCGGATCCTGCCGCTGCCCGCGGCCGTCACGGCCGGCGCGGTCCGGGTCAAGGTGCTGGAATCCAGGGCGAAGCCGCACCTGGGCGCCACCACCCTGCACCTCACCACCGCGCGCTAACCGCGGTCCAGGTAGGCGAGTACGGCCAGAACGCGGCGGTTGTCGTCGTCGGACGGCGGCAGGCCGAGCTTCCCGAAGATGTTCGAGGTGTGCTTGGCCACCGCCCGCTCCGTGATCACCATCTGCGAGGCGATCGCCGCGTTCGAACGGCCCTGGGCCATCAGCTCCATGACCTCCCGCTCGCGCGGCGTCAGCCCGCCCATCGGCTTGTCCTGCGAACGCCGCGACAGCAGCTGCGAGATGACCTGCGGGTCCATCGCGGTGCCGCCGGCGGCGACCCGGCGCACCGCGTCGATGAACTGGTCGGCGTCGAAGACCCGGTCCTTGAGCAGATAACCGATGGCACCGTTGCCGTCCGCCAGCAGCTCGCGCGCGTACAACTGCTCGACGTGCTGGGAGAGCACGAGCACCGGCAGGCCGGGTCTGGCCCGCCGGGCGGCCAGCGCGCACTGCAGCCCCTCGTCCGTGTGGGACGGCGGAAGCCGGACGTCGACGACAGCGACGTCCGGCTTCAACTCGGCGAGGGCTCTGGTGAGTTCGGGCCCGGTCTCGACGGCGGCCGCGATCTCGAAGTCGTACGCCTCCAGCATGCGGACCAGGCCGTCGCGCAGCAGGAAGAGATCTTCGGCTAGGACAACTCGCAAGGGATCTCCATGGTCACCATGGTGGGACCGCCCGCGGGGCTGCTGACGGCCATGATGCCGTCGAATGTACCGAGTCGGCGTTCGACTCCGCTCAGGCCCGAGCCCGTTCCGGTCTCGGCGCCGCCCTTTCCGTTGTC harbors:
- a CDS encoding response regulator transcription factor — encoded protein: MRVVLAEDLFLLRDGLVRMLEAYDFEIAAAVETGPELTRALAELKPDVAVVDVRLPPSHTDEGLQCALAARRARPGLPVLVLSQHVEQLYARELLADGNGAIGYLLKDRVFDADQFIDAVRRVAAGGTAMDPQVISQLLSRRSQDKPMGGLTPREREVMELMAQGRSNAAIASQMVITERAVAKHTSNIFGKLGLPPSDDDNRRVLAVLAYLDRG
- a CDS encoding alpha-L-fucosidase — its product is MARRTHVLSALALAAAAALVPVQATAQQSADARTGPSAAPCGAPVRPASQMTVESCDSPGRIIEKAANIVPTPGQLAWQQREVTAFTHFGMNTFTGREWGSGTEDEKLFAPKSIDADQWMRAYKAAGVEQVMLTVKHHDGFVLYPSRYTDHSVALSPGSPDVVAAYVKAARKAGLKVGLYLSPSDGAELPHAWHAEWVETIRAKQAEGKPLSLPERMALEDGDRAPAGQGRFGNGSAVTERTIPTLVPGDDRAARVRSGKLPTFKVKADDYDAYYLNQLYEIFTQYGPVEELWLDGANPWSGSGITQKYDVKQWFDMVKALSPNTVVFQGPQGVRWVGNESGVARETEWSVTPHVTDPWTGLGSLPNDSTDPDIGSRGRLLEPGINYLQWYPAEADVSNRPGWFYHPDEKPKTPAQLMDLYEKSVGRNASLLLNVPPAPDGRIAAADVASLTAYGADVRRVYGADVRKQGPGPYTFDRVAVREDIRHGQRVEKFAVEARIDGTWQRIAEGTTIGHERILPLPAAVTAGAVRVKVLESRAKPHLGATTLHLTTAR
- a CDS encoding carboxymuconolactone decarboxylase family protein codes for the protein MSATAFPDLTPASAPAAARPAMAAVAEKQGYLPTAVARLASSPEVLNGFLRMSALFESTTLDPLSREVLIMTVAVRNGCHICVAMHTAKLTALAADAGLITALRDGTGPLPDERLEAVRQFTLAVIATSGAVDEATLQSFRSHGYTSRNALEVVLGIGTYTLSTLANRMTDAPIDPQLAQFA
- a CDS encoding MarR family winged helix-turn-helix transcriptional regulator is translated as MAERADGAPADDGAGFELPLLLFAGFRSVIDGLHRELAEQGHPDMRPAYGYALQAVGRGGSTASEIGRRLGVSKQAAGKTVEKLEALGYVERLDDPQDGRRKLVRLSPRGVDMLVRSAEGFDRLRAEWMRVLGAERVRAMEADLRAMAGPDAFRLDMAAWFNG